The DNA region TCGCCGCCTGGCCCGTTGGCTGGCATGGCAAAAACCTGCGCACCATTCTTGAAATGCTCGATTACGACGTCGATGCGCCGTGGGATACCCTGCCCGAAAAGCAGCAGCAGTGGATCCTGTTTACCGACGAGCAGCCTTCAACCGGCGTTTACCCCGGCCTGAATGCCGCGCAGCGTCAGAAAGCGATCGCCGCAGGCGTCGAGCCCGATTACCGCGGCACCTACACCAGCCCGGCGAAATACGTGCTGCAAAATGTCTCGGGCGGCAAGGACTCGGTTAAAAAGCGGCTGTCCCGCTTTGTCACTATTGCGCCGTGCTCCGCCTGCCACGGCAAACGGCTCAATCCCGATGCGCTGACGGTGACTTTCGCGGGTCATGATATTGCCGCGCTGGGTGAAATGACCATTCGGCAGCTGAAATCAGTGCTGCTGCCGTACGCGGAGAAAACGTCCGCCGATCTGCCTGATGAAGCCGCGCTGCGCGAGGCGGTGATTCGGCTGACCCGCGATATTGTTGGCCGACTTGACCAGCTTGAAGCGTTAGGGCTTGGCCACCTGTCGCTGGGTCGCCGCACGACGATGCTGTCGTCGGGCGAGCTGCAGCGCATCAGGCTGGCAACCCAGATGATCTCAAAACTGTTCGGCGTGCTCTACGTGCTGGATGAGCCTTCTGCGGGCCTGCATCCAGGAGATGTTGCCGCGCTGATGCCGCCGCTGCGATCGCTGCTCGCTGCTGGCAACTCGCTGTTGATCGTCGAACACAATCTCGACGTCATCGCCGAAGCGGATTGGGTGGTGGAAGTCGGCCCCGGTCCGGGCCGCCAGGGCGGCAACGTGGTCTACAACGGTGAGCCTGCGGGCCTGAAACACATCGCCACGTCAGCCACCGCGCGCTATCTGTTTAACGAGCAGCGCCCGCCGCTGCGCGAGCACAGAGCACCGAACGCCTGGCTGAGTCTGAAAAACGTCGCCTGTAATAACCTCAACGCGCTGGACGTCGACTTCCCGCTGGCCAGCATGACCGTGATCACCGGCGTTTCAGGCTCAGGTAAGTCAACGCTGCTGACCCGGGTGATCCCTGGCCTGCTGTCGCAGATCGATAACAGCGACGTTGATGAAGAGCAGGATGATGAGGCGCTGAAGCAGAGTGTACGCGGCGAGGTGGCCGCTGGCGGTGAGGCACTGAAACGTCTGGTGAGAATCGACCAGCGACCGATAGGCCGCACGCCGCGTTCCAATCTGGCTACTTACACCGGGTTTTTCGATACCGTCAGAAAGCTATTTGCTGACACGCCGGAAGCGAAAAAGCGGGGATTTGATGCCGGACGCTTCTCGTTTAATCTGCCCGAAGGCCGCTGTCCGGTGTGCGAAGGGCAGGGCATCATCAGCATTGAATTGCTGTTTATGCCAGAGGCCAGCGCGCCCTGTACCGCCTGCGGCGGCAAGCGCTACAACGACGAGACGCTGGCGGTGAAATGGCAACATCTCAGCATCGCCGACATTCTCGCGTTGACGGTCGATGATGCCGTGGCGGTGTTTCATCACAACGAACCGATTCAGCGTTCACTGAGCGCGCTGACCGCGCTGGGCCTTGGCTATTTAACCCTGGGCCAACCGGCAACCGAACTGTCGGGCGGGGAGTGTCAGCGCATCAAGCTGGCGCGTGAGCTGCAACGCGTGCAGCGCGGCAACGGTCTTTATCTGCTGGATGAACCCTCTTCGGGGCTGCATCCGGCGGATATGGATAAGCTGGTGTTGGTGCTGGATCAGCTGATACAGCGCGGCAATACGGTGATCATGGCCGAGCATGACATGCGCATTGCGGCTGAAGCGGACTGGGTCATCGATCTTGGGCCAGGCTCGGGCGATAACGGCGGCCAGGTGGTTGCAGCCGGTTCACCGGCGCAGGTCAGCGCGTCAGCCAATAGCCGTACCGCGCCCTATCTGAAAAAGCGGCTTCACGCCCGCGAGGCATAACACATAACCCGCCCTGGCATGGGTGCCGGGGCGGGCTGCCTGTTGTGCCGCATTAACTGCCTCAGAACAGATAACGTGCTCCAAGGGTGATTTCGCTGGAGGCCAGGCGAGCTTTCATCTGCTCATCCTTCAGGCCGCGCACGTTGCCGAAGGTGTTGAAACCGCTTTCGACTTTACCCATATCGAGATAGCGGTAGCCGAGATCCAGGCTCAGACGCGGCACCGGCGAGTAGCTGACGCCTGCGCCCAGCGACCACGCCAGATTGTTCTGGCTGCTGGCGGCATACTGACGTGACGTGTTGCCCTGCCAGCCGCCTGCGTTAACCTTCGCCACGCCCAGCCCGGCGGTGCCAAACAGTGAAACGCCATAGCCAATATCATAGTCACGGTAAACGTTGAGCATCAGCCGTTCGGTTTTCAGCTTCAGGTGGTTATCGCTGGTTGCAAACGCGGTGGAGCCGCTGGTAAATTCCGCTTTCTGACGAAAAGTATACTCACCCTCGGTGCGCCAGCCGTTGCCGTACTGATAACCCATCGCCACCGCAGCGCCGTTCTGGCGATCCTTTTCTTTGCGCTCGACAAACTGCCCAACGCTCGGACGGCTACTGCTGTCCTGATTGCTGGCGCGCTGCTCGCTGTTGAGGAACTTCGCCGAGCCGTAATAGCCTTCATCGCTGTTTGCCGCCAGCGCTTGTCCCGCACTTAACATCAGTGGGAACATCATCAAACCCATTTTACTTTTCATGGTTATCCATCCTTAGTGTGTTATGCAGCCGTAAATTCTTTTTGCATGCTTTTCAACGCGTCCAGCGCGCAGGCCTGATCGAGATGGCCGCCCGGTGCGCCACCGACGCCGACTGCCCCAATGACCTGCTCACCTGATTTAATCGGTACGCCACCGGCCAGCAGCAGAAAGCCCGGAATATCGCGCAGGTTGGCGGCACCGGCATTTGACTGGGCGCTTTTCATCACGTTATCGGTGGCGTTTTTGGTGCTGAGCGCGGTAAAGGCCTTCATGCGGCTCGCTTCGAGCGTGTGCGGCCCGGCGTTGTCCATGCGCTTGATCACCAGCGGCGTTCCGGCACGGTCAACCACGGTGACCGCTACGCTGTAATTGTCTTTGGCGCAGACCTTCAAAACCTGCTGCGCCAGTTTATCGGCGAGGTCAAGGGAGAGGTTTTTCTGACTGAGAACGCCGGTTGCTGCGCTGGCGGCGGACACCATGCCGCTCATCAGCAGTGCACCTAACAGAAGTGATTTCATGGTATTGCTCCGTGTGTTTATGATGGAGCAATACTATGCAAGGCCGGACGGCGGCGAAATTAGCGCGAACACCTAACTTTCCAGGTGTTTTTACTTAGCTTCCTGGGTGAGTTCGCCATAAATCTTCAGCAATTTTGCCAGCGAATTGACCTCCAGCTTGCTGAATATATTGGCGCGATGTACTTCTACCGTGCGCGGCGACAGCGAGCGGCGCTGAGCGATCTCTTTACTGGAGTAACCCTGCACTATTTCGCCCAGCATCTCCTTTTCGCGCGCGGTCAGGGTGGCCAGCTTTTGCTGCAAAGGTTGCAGCCGTTGCTGCGCGTCAAAGGCGATTTGCTGCCGGGCCATAGCGTCGCCGACCACCTCAAACAGCAGGTCGGCATCTACCGGTTTGGTCAGAAACTCATGTGCGCCGTTTTTAAAGGCACGACGGCATAAATCGATATTGCCGTGCCCGGTCATCACGATCACCGGAATCGCTAGCCCCTGTTGCGTCCACTCTTCCAGCAGCGTCAGCCCGGATTTTCCCGGCATGCGGATATCCAGCAGCAGGCAGCCTGCCAGGTCGGCAAGATCGCCAGCCTGCTGTTGAAACGCCTCGGCGCTGTCGAAAGCCTGCGTCTGCCAGCCAACGGTCGAGAGCAACAGGCTCAGGGAATCACGCATCGCCGCGTCATCATCGATAATCCAGATATGCTGATTCATTGCGCCTCCTCGCGCTGCGGGGGAAAGTGCAGCGTAAAGCAGGCGCCTGCGCCCGCCACATTGCAGGCTTCAATGGTGCCGTGAAGGCGCTGCACCAGCGTATCGGTCAGCGCCATGCCGAGGCCAAGCCCGGCGGCGCGGGTGGTGAAAAAAGGCATAAAAACCTGCTTCAGCGCCTCAGGCGAGAGACCCGTTCCGCCATCGGTAAGCGTTAACACAAGATTCTGTTTTTCCTGTCGAACCTCGAGATGAATCCATGCGCTGTACGGATTGCCGGTCTGTGCCTGAACCGCATTGCTGACCATGTTATGCAGGATCTGTTCGATCCACAGCGGCGGCGCCATAAAGGGCGGCAGGTCGCTGGCGATCGCACTGCTGACCCGCACTTTCCCGGCATCGAGTTCATTATCCAGCAGCTTGCAGACACGCAGCCAGAGCTGCTGCAAATCGATTGGCTGATACTCGGGGTGCTCAGCGGTGAGCTTTTGGCGGAACTGGCTGAGCAGAGCATCGATGCGCTTGATCTGCGCGATGGCCGCCTCGAGCAGCATCGGCACCTGCGCGGGATTATCCTGTTTGATCAGCCGTAAGGCGGCATTGTTGTAGTTCATGATGGCGGCAAGCGGCTGGTTAAGTTCATGCATCATGCCCGCCGCCAGCTCGCCAAGGGTGTTCAGGCGAATAAGTTCGTTGTAGCGGGCGCGCAGGGCGGCGCTGTCGCGGCGACGCTTGTTGGTTTGAAACTGAATCAGCAGGCCGATCACCAGCGCCCAGAACAGGGCGGGAGAAACGATCAACCACCACGGCAAGGCGGCCCACTGCGGATTATCGCCCGCCGACACCACAAACGGCTGCGTCGGGCTGGCAACGCTTTTATCCCAGCGCCACCAGGTGTCAGCATTGCCCTGGCTGAACAGCGTCGTTGCCTGCTCAGTGATGGCGAGATGGGCGAAGGTTTTCTTCTCGCCCAGGGTTTCGAGCAGGATCGGCAGGTCGATCAGTATCGACAGGTGTGCGCTGTTCAACCAGTAGCGTCCGCCGCCCGCAGCTACGATAGGCGCACGATTTTCAGTCTGCTCGTGCTGCCGCCAGCGAACAATCTGCGGCAGAATATGCTGCACATCGGCAACGTGCTGGCTGGCCGGAAGCAGCGGAATAATGGCGTCGTGCTGCGACAGCTTTACGGTGATTTCACGGTACAGAATGCGATAATCAGCGGATCTCGCTTCATACTGCTGCTGTAAAAACCAACCGCCTAATGCCGCAGCGCTGAGCAGCGTAAGCAGTAACCAGCAGAGAATCCTTAACATACCCAATCCTTTTGATGTTAGTGAGCAAGTTCGCGGTGGGAGAGAACAATCCCTGTCAATCCAGGCGGCTGATTATCACTCTTTTTCCCTTAACGTTGCGCTTTTTCTCGCTGAAGTGACACGGCAGCACCTTGTAGCCGATCACTGAAAGCGACAGGTAATGACGGCAGGTTAAGTAGCCTGATACATCGTCTGAAACAGTGGAAGCGCCTTTGAGTAAGTGACGTTGTCACTCAATAAATATCACCCGTTTTCAGGCATAAAAAACGGGACCGCGGGGTCCCGTTTTGCGCTGTATTAGCTAAACCGGCGCGTTAGACCACCAGCAGTTTGCCAGCGGCATGTTTGCGTTTATAAATCGCCATCGTCAACAACAGCGGTACGATGATCGCCACCAGCATGGCGATGCCGTAAATAGCCCAGTACTGGGTTTTCACCGAAAGAATCGCGGGTAATCCGCCGACGCCAATGCCGTTAGCCATTACGCCGGACAAGCCGCAAATCAGCCCGGCTGCGGCCGATCCCACCATGCCGCAGAGCATCGGGAAGCGGTACTTCATGTTAATGCCGTACATCGCCGGTTCAGTAACACCAAGGTAGGCGGAGATGGCAGCGGGCACCGAAATTTCCCGTTCGTTGACCTTCTTACTCATAAAGATGATGCCCAGCACCGCTGAACCCTGCGCCATGTTGGAGAGCGCGATGATTGGCCACACCGGCGTGCCGCCGAGGTTCTGGATCAGCTGCAGATCCACGGCCAGCGTGGTCTGGTGCACGCCGGTAATCACCAGCGGCGCGTACAGGAAACCAAACAGCGCGGAGCCGATCGGCGCAAACGGACCGGTCATCAGGTGGCTGACGCCCCAGGCAATACCGTTACCGATGATGCGGCCAAACGGCCCGATAATGGTGTGCGCGAGAAAGACCGCCAGCAGCAGCGAAACAACCGGCACCACCACCAGCGTCAGGTAGTCGGGCACGATACGTTTGAGCTTCAGCTCAATCCACGCCAGCGTCAGGCCAGCCAGTATCGATGGAATAACCTGCGACTGATAGCCGACCTTATCGATCGAAAACCAGCCAAAATTCCACACTTCCGGGACTTGTTGGCCGAGCAGGTAAGCGTTCATCAGCTGCGGCGAAACCAGCGTAATACCCAGCACGATGCCGAGGATCGGCGTGCCGCCCATTTTCTTCACCACCGACCAGCAGATGCCCACTGGGATGTAGAAGAAGATCGCCTC from Duffyella gerundensis includes:
- a CDS encoding GlcG/HbpS family heme-binding protein — its product is MKSLLLGALLMSGMVSAASAATGVLSQKNLSLDLADKLAQQVLKVCAKDNYSVAVTVVDRAGTPLVIKRMDNAGPHTLEASRMKAFTALSTKNATDNVMKSAQSNAGAANLRDIPGFLLLAGGVPIKSGEQVIGAVGVGGAPGGHLDQACALDALKSMQKEFTAA
- a CDS encoding response regulator transcription factor → MNQHIWIIDDDAAMRDSLSLLLSTVGWQTQAFDSAEAFQQQAGDLADLAGCLLLDIRMPGKSGLTLLEEWTQQGLAIPVIVMTGHGNIDLCRRAFKNGAHEFLTKPVDADLLFEVVGDAMARQQIAFDAQQRLQPLQQKLATLTAREKEMLGEIVQGYSSKEIAQRRSLSPRTVEVHRANIFSKLEVNSLAKLLKIYGELTQEAK
- a CDS encoding sensor histidine kinase, whose protein sequence is MLRILCWLLLTLLSAAALGGWFLQQQYEARSADYRILYREITVKLSQHDAIIPLLPASQHVADVQHILPQIVRWRQHEQTENRAPIVAAGGGRYWLNSAHLSILIDLPILLETLGEKKTFAHLAITEQATTLFSQGNADTWWRWDKSVASPTQPFVVSAGDNPQWAALPWWLIVSPALFWALVIGLLIQFQTNKRRRDSAALRARYNELIRLNTLGELAAGMMHELNQPLAAIMNYNNAALRLIKQDNPAQVPMLLEAAIAQIKRIDALLSQFRQKLTAEHPEYQPIDLQQLWLRVCKLLDNELDAGKVRVSSAIASDLPPFMAPPLWIEQILHNMVSNAVQAQTGNPYSAWIHLEVRQEKQNLVLTLTDGGTGLSPEALKQVFMPFFTTRAAGLGLGMALTDTLVQRLHGTIEACNVAGAGACFTLHFPPQREEAQ
- a CDS encoding excinuclease ABC subunit UvrA, whose amino-acid sequence is MTTRSSKKGHADHQHSHDGNVTITGARTHNLQEVSLSFPRDAMVVFTGVSGSGKSSLAFDTIYAEAQQRYLESVAPHARRLIEQIAAPDADDIQGLPPAVALKQSRGGTQERSTVGSMTRIAVNLRLLYSRAGKRPADVPFMTAEAFSPNNPQGACPVCHGIGVVPELNRAALVPDRTLSIREGAIAAWPVGWHGKNLRTILEMLDYDVDAPWDTLPEKQQQWILFTDEQPSTGVYPGLNAAQRQKAIAAGVEPDYRGTYTSPAKYVLQNVSGGKDSVKKRLSRFVTIAPCSACHGKRLNPDALTVTFAGHDIAALGEMTIRQLKSVLLPYAEKTSADLPDEAALREAVIRLTRDIVGRLDQLEALGLGHLSLGRRTTMLSSGELQRIRLATQMISKLFGVLYVLDEPSAGLHPGDVAALMPPLRSLLAAGNSLLIVEHNLDVIAEADWVVEVGPGPGRQGGNVVYNGEPAGLKHIATSATARYLFNEQRPPLREHRAPNAWLSLKNVACNNLNALDVDFPLASMTVITGVSGSGKSTLLTRVIPGLLSQIDNSDVDEEQDDEALKQSVRGEVAAGGEALKRLVRIDQRPIGRTPRSNLATYTGFFDTVRKLFADTPEAKKRGFDAGRFSFNLPEGRCPVCEGQGIISIELLFMPEASAPCTACGGKRYNDETLAVKWQHLSIADILALTVDDAVAVFHHNEPIQRSLSALTALGLGYLTLGQPATELSGGECQRIKLARELQRVQRGNGLYLLDEPSSGLHPADMDKLVLVLDQLIQRGNTVIMAEHDMRIAAEADWVIDLGPGSGDNGGQVVAAGSPAQVSASANSRTAPYLKKRLHAREA
- the treB gene encoding PTS trehalose transporter subunit IIBC translates to MAIKSNPQDIDNLIDLVGGKSNIATVSHCITRLRFVLNDPAKARPKDIENLPMVKGCFTNAGQFQVVIGTDVGDWYNVLLERTQLSRTDKESAKRVARQNMKWHESLISHFAEIFFPLLPALISGGLILGFRNLIGDLPLYNDAPLTEASVVWKSVYDFLWLIGEAIFFYIPVGICWSVVKKMGGTPILGIVLGITLVSPQLMNAYLLGQQVPEVWNFGWFSIDKVGYQSQVIPSILAGLTLAWIELKLKRIVPDYLTLVVVPVVSLLLAVFLAHTIIGPFGRIIGNGIAWGVSHLMTGPFAPIGSALFGFLYAPLVITGVHQTTLAVDLQLIQNLGGTPVWPIIALSNMAQGSAVLGIIFMSKKVNEREISVPAAISAYLGVTEPAMYGINMKYRFPMLCGMVGSAAAGLICGLSGVMANGIGVGGLPAILSVKTQYWAIYGIAMLVAIIVPLLLTMAIYKRKHAAGKLLVV
- a CDS encoding outer membrane protein — its product is MKSKMGLMMFPLMLSAGQALAANSDEGYYGSAKFLNSEQRASNQDSSSRPSVGQFVERKEKDRQNGAAVAMGYQYGNGWRTEGEYTFRQKAEFTSGSTAFATSDNHLKLKTERLMLNVYRDYDIGYGVSLFGTAGLGVAKVNAGGWQGNTSRQYAASSQNNLAWSLGAGVSYSPVPRLSLDLGYRYLDMGKVESGFNTFGNVRGLKDEQMKARLASSEITLGARYLF